In the Fusobacterium varium genome, CTCTACCAGAGAAAGCATTTAAAAGAGCTGTTTTTCCTTTAAAAGTGAAGATAGCTCCATACTTTGCATCTACACTTGTTTTAGCTACTGTTATAACTCTTTTTAATGCACTTTTTAGCTCATCTCTATTAAATTCCATCACTTTATCAAATGATGCATTATTTAATATCATTTTAAAGTCAGGGAAAGGCATTGAGATAGTTTTTGATGAAAAATAAGCATTTTCCCAAGTTACAATTAAAAACTCTTCACTAAATCCTATTGTTATCTCTTTATCATAATCTTTTAGTAGTTTACATAGAATATTTACAGTTTCTAATGGAACAGAAATCTCTTTTTCCATAAAACAATTGTTTTCAACTTTTAAATATAAAAGTCTATATGAATCAGTGGAAACAAGATTTAGTTCATTTGGTTTAAATATCATTCTCACACAATTGATTTGAATATTATCATTAGAAAGAGAAGCTGCAAATTTTGCTTTATCTAACATTTTCACAAGCTCTCCACCTTGAATATTTAAAAGTACAACTGGTGATGTTGGTACAATATTAGGGAAAGTTTCCTCTTGAAGAATTGAAAATTCAGCTTGATGTACAGTAAGATATCCATCATTTAAAGTAAACATCAATTCTTCTTCATCTAAAAGCTTTATATATTCTAATAAAAGAGCAGGTTTTAAAATTACATTTCCCTCTTCTATAACATCAGCAGGAAGCTGTCTCACTAAATCAATATCTAGATTTGTTCCCACTAAAGTGATCATTCCTTTTTCAGCTTTTATTTGTAATCCTGAAATAATAGGTTTTATAGGATTCTCTTTTAATATATTTGTAAATTCTGTTAAGATAGGGATTACATCCTCTCTTTTTATAGAAAATTTCATTATAGCCTCCAAAATTTCTTAATTTGCTATTAATACTTCTTGCCAGTATTTATTTTGAAGATCAAGAGTACTATGAATATCTCTTAGTACTTGAGTATTTTTCATATCTTCAATTTCATATAAAGGTTTAACCTTCATTAACTCTTTTGCAGGAATATTAATAGATGGTGTTTCAAGAATATCAGCAAGTCTTGCATAAACTTCTGGTCTATGAATATACTCAATAAATTTATATGCAGCATCTTTATTTGGAGCATTACTTAAAATAACAAAAGAATCTACATAAGCTGTTCCACCTTTTTCAGGAATAATGAAATCAACTTTTTTTCTTTCATTTTCATCTAACTCTCTAAAGATATTATCAGGGTAACCTTGAACTACCCAGAAATCACCATTTGCAAATCCTTTTCCAAAAGATTCAGCATCAAATTTAGCTATATTTCTCTTCCATCCTTTTACCATTTCAGCAGCTTGAGCAATAGCTTTTTCATCTTCAACATTTTGTGAATATCCTAACATATCTAGTGCTGAAGTCATTACCTCTCTCATATCATCAAGAAGAGTCATTCTTCCTTGTAAATCACTTCTATTATAGATAGAATAATCTCTAGGGTAATCTTTTACATATTGAGTATTTACTGCAATTACAGTAGCTCCCATTACATAAGGAACTTCGTAATCATTATTAGGGTCAAAGTATTGTAATTTTTCTAATACTAATGGATTTATATTTTTTAATGTAGATAATTTACTTTTATCAAGTTTATCTATCATTTTTTCTTTCATCATTATCTCTACATAGTCAGCTGATGGAACAACTATATCATATCCTGTTCCTCCTGCTTTTAACTTAGTAAACATCTCTTCATTAGATGAGTAGATATCCTCAACAACTTTGATTCCAGTTTCTTTTTCAAAATTTTGATATATTTCTGGTGGAATATAATCTGCCCAACCATAAAGATAAAGAACATTCTCTTCTTTCTTACTTTCTCCACAAGATACAAGAGTAAAAATTAAAGCTAGTAACAAAAATATTTTTTTCATTTATCATCCTCCCATTTTTTTCTCTATTTACTATTTTAATACAGTTTCGAAATTTAGTCAATTACTATTCATTTATAAAGTAAAATTTCAGTGAAAATATTTGACATATCTTCTGTAAAGTTTCTTTTTGGAGCTATTTTTTCTGCCATTATCTCTAAATACATCAAAGATTTTAAAAGTGGATACAACTCTTCTCTAAATTCCATTCCATTATTTAATGCTGATTTTAAAGATAACATAAGATTTGTTATTATTCTTCCATTTTTGGCAAGAGTAGCTCCTTTAAAATCTCTAAAAATCTTTTCAACTTCAACACTTACATTGTTAAGAGATGCATTATCTATTTTGTTAATAGATAACTCTTGCATAAAATTAGGAATCTCATTATAATCATATCTTAAAATAGATTTTAATATCTTAAAAATTCCCTCTCTCATATCATCACTTAGATTTATAATATTGTTACAATCTAGAAAATATATTTCACCTTTTTCACTTAACATAATATTTCCCATATGTAAGTTTCCATGATACATTCCTATCTTAAAAATAAAGAACAATTGAATTTTTATTGAATCAAATACATCTTTATAGCTAAGCCTTCTCTCCTCCTCTAACTGGCAGAAATGAGTTCCATAAATATACTCACTTACAAGTATATTTTCTGAAGAAAGATAAGCATATATGTGTGAAAATTTTAATCTCTCAAATGCTTTAAAATCTTTATACTCATTTTTAAAATCCTTCATAAGTTCAGTACATTTTATCTCATTATTTAGATTAAATTTAATTTCAGATTCTACCCTTAAACTTTCTACCATGTCCATTATTTTAAATTTCTTTTCCAAATTTTTCATAAAGTATGAACATAGTTTAGCATCTTGTTTCATACTAGCAAGATTTTTCAAAAACATATTTTTAGCCTTTTCACTAATAACTTTTATTGTAATTTCCTGCCCATTTCTCAAACAAGCTTTAAAAAGATGATTAATATCAGAATATGAAAATGAGTCATTGTCATAATATTCCACTTGAGAAAGTATAGGATGATGTTTTGGTAACAGACGTAAAAGATGTTCATCTTCCTTTTGAACATCTGATGTATTAAAATCTGAAAGGTAAAAACAGTTCTCCACATCTAACATATCTATTCTTGATGAGTATTTTTGAGCTAGTCTTATACCTAATATTCCTAACTTTATTATTCTTTTTGGATCTATTCCCTTAATGGAATCAAATGATGATAACATTCTTAAAAAATTAACAGAAAGCATCTTTCTCTTTTCCTCCTATATTTTTTTCTCTTTAAATTATATTACATATTTTCTAAGTTGTAAAACAAATTGGAAGAAAAGAAAAATAATTTGTGATATAATAAATATTAGATATATTTTTAAGGAGGAAAAGAAGTGGACTACATAAACAGTCTTGAAAATAATACTATAAAGAAGATAAAAAAGCTTAAAATAAAAAAATATAGAGAAGAGGAGCAACTTTTTATTGCTGAAGGAAGAAAATTTTTAGATTTTGACTTTGCTCCAGAGATGTTAATTTTCCATGAAGATTACACTATAACTGATGAGATTCAAAAAAAAATAGATAGATTTCAATGTAGAAAAATCAAAGTTTCTGATAAAGTTTTCTCTCAACTTACATCTCAAGAAAACTCACAAGGTGTAATTGTAATATACCCAATGAAAAAAGGGGATCTAAATATCTTAAATAATAATATAGTTGTCCTTGATAAAATAGGAGATCCTGGAAATTTAGGTACTATTATAAGAGTAGCAGATGCAGGTGGATTTAAAGATATTCTTCTAACTAAGGGAAGTGTTGATTGTTGGAATGAGAAAGTTGTAAGAAGTAGTATGGGATCTATTTTAAATATGAATATTATCTATTTAGAAGAGGAAGAGTTGATATCTTTCTTAAAAGAAAAAGAGTATAAAATGGAAGTTACTGCATTGGATAAAACCTCTATTGAATACACTCAAATGTCTTTAAGTAAGAAAAATGCTATTATTTTTGGAAGTGAGGGAAATGGGGTTTCTCAAAGATTTT is a window encoding:
- the dnaN gene encoding DNA polymerase III subunit beta, producing MKFSIKREDVIPILTEFTNILKENPIKPIISGLQIKAEKGMITLVGTNLDIDLVRQLPADVIEEGNVILKPALLLEYIKLLDEEELMFTLNDGYLTVHQAEFSILQEETFPNIVPTSPVVLLNIQGGELVKMLDKAKFAASLSNDNIQINCVRMIFKPNELNLVSTDSYRLLYLKVENNCFMEKEISVPLETVNILCKLLKDYDKEITIGFSEEFLIVTWENAYFSSKTISMPFPDFKMILNNASFDKVMEFNRDELKSALKRVITVAKTSVDAKYGAIFTFKGKTALLNAFSGRAKINQKVNMIKDGEDFKASLNCKFIVDYIDNISKNPVIKGTNASSMFEITEEGDQNYRYILMPLALR
- a CDS encoding extracellular solute-binding protein, with the translated sequence MKKIFLLLALIFTLVSCGESKKEENVLYLYGWADYIPPEIYQNFEKETGIKVVEDIYSSNEEMFTKLKAGGTGYDIVVPSADYVEIMMKEKMIDKLDKSKLSTLKNINPLVLEKLQYFDPNNDYEVPYVMGATVIAVNTQYVKDYPRDYSIYNRSDLQGRMTLLDDMREVMTSALDMLGYSQNVEDEKAIAQAAEMVKGWKRNIAKFDAESFGKGFANGDFWVVQGYPDNIFRELDENERKKVDFIIPEKGGTAYVDSFVILSNAPNKDAAYKFIEYIHRPEVYARLADILETPSINIPAKELMKVKPLYEIEDMKNTQVLRDIHSTLDLQNKYWQEVLIAN
- a CDS encoding RNA methyltransferase, yielding MDYINSLENNTIKKIKKLKIKKYREEEQLFIAEGRKFLDFDFAPEMLIFHEDYTITDEIQKKIDRFQCRKIKVSDKVFSQLTSQENSQGVIVIYPMKKGDLNILNNNIVVLDKIGDPGNLGTIIRVADAGGFKDILLTKGSVDCWNEKVVRSSMGSILNMNIIYLEEEELISFLKEKEYKMEVTALDKTSIEYTQMSLSKKNAIIFGSEGNGVSQRFLEVSDEKLIIPIYGIAESLNVAMACGIILYKTREILGAKN